From the Bacteroidia bacterium genome, one window contains:
- a CDS encoding phospholipase D-like domain-containing protein yields MNLIMHYRRYLSAAALLLLLSPLALSQTASNVVISEFATRGGSIGNQAGEFIELYNPTGSPISMAGWRLEYQSASGSSYSVMATVPPGTVIRARSFFLCASPTWAGTPVADLAWSGSGMADNGNIRLVNAGGQVMDRVGYGSGNNPEGQAAPNHGTDPNDHSLERKANATSTAASLAAGGSDARAGNGWDSNNNAADFVLQSNGRNPQNSTSPAEPPSSEGSGSAAILRGGVNAGDVFDLPISFRPSKEFTIEALAIVVPADFPWSRDIADVTLDDNMQADAEIRGDTLLFARVQFAADSAVITLRNMTAPGTTGNYLFTVLTGMPGMLMPVEKSPALFVKGGPIPIAEARANDTQGVPLKLNDIVTVNGIVTVANQFGSPSYIQDHTGGIAVYDFNFSGSVAVGDEVTVTGKITHFNGLTELVEVTVDARPSTGNELTPLIVPLRDVLNDGLNGVELYESMLVRINGVTVNTQAWTVTGSGTNYKLSDGSAELEVRIDNDVALANQPAPGGSFDIVGVVSQFKREAPFAGGYQFMPRMLSDVIATGPRIVTQPVETDIQPDRVSIGWSTGLPALAAVRYGRTSAYELGVAQGGSTPATEQTVTLAGLEPATIYRVQPFSVGSTDTSFAQPFYISSASRNSSGDIIVSFNQSADNTLYPPLPANSGVNLLNRLLNRIDAAQHSIDLCLYSLSGPPGEDIVDRLIAAKNRGVRIRAIVESDNSNSNAMGRLRANVPTIQDNFDRVNAGVGLQHNKFVVLDARDRGSDTDDWVLTGSWNPTEPGTYDDAQNVIEIQDQALANTFTKEFEEMWGGSGETAVSDDSRFGARKLDNTPHRFVIGPTRIPVELYFSPSDNVSSRIVREVQRATSSVLFALLTFTRDDIARAMLGRHNAAVAVRGVMDNSTDQGSRYDYLLGNGMDVWLKKGLRGMLHHKYLLVNAGDRTPGAASVLTGSHNWSNAAEFSNNENTLILRDADIAVQYLQEWYKRYRDAGGEAVIVLDAKDIPTAARSTELHPAWPNPVPSGAIFTTSLHLPAGAGYTLSLHDALGRRVAVLEQGNSTGMLRSLTIGTAGLPAGIYFLRLLSGDAAQTVSVVLR; encoded by the coding sequence ATGAATCTGATCATGCACTACCGCCGCTACCTTTCCGCCGCCGCACTGTTGCTCCTGCTCTCACCGCTCGCTCTGTCGCAAACCGCTTCCAATGTCGTCATCAGCGAGTTCGCCACGCGCGGCGGCAGCATAGGCAATCAGGCGGGAGAGTTCATCGAGCTCTACAATCCGACAGGCAGCCCCATCAGCATGGCGGGATGGCGGCTGGAATATCAGTCGGCCAGCGGATCGTCCTATTCGGTGATGGCCACAGTGCCGCCGGGAACGGTGATCCGCGCCCGCTCCTTCTTCCTCTGTGCGTCCCCCACCTGGGCGGGGACGCCCGTGGCAGACCTGGCGTGGAGCGGCAGCGGCATGGCCGACAACGGCAATATTCGTCTGGTCAATGCGGGGGGACAGGTGATGGACCGGGTGGGCTATGGCAGCGGCAATAATCCGGAAGGACAAGCCGCACCCAATCACGGCACCGATCCCAACGACCATAGTCTGGAGCGGAAAGCAAACGCGACCTCCACTGCGGCGTCGCTCGCCGCCGGAGGAAGCGACGCGCGCGCGGGCAACGGCTGGGACAGCAACAACAACGCGGCGGATTTCGTGCTGCAGAGCAACGGACGCAATCCGCAGAATTCAACCAGTCCTGCGGAGCCGCCCAGCAGCGAGGGCAGCGGGAGCGCAGCCATCCTTCGCGGCGGTGTGAACGCGGGCGACGTGTTCGACCTGCCAATATCCTTCCGTCCGTCGAAAGAATTCACCATTGAAGCGCTCGCCATTGTCGTGCCGGCGGATTTCCCCTGGTCGCGCGACATTGCCGACGTGACGCTGGACGACAACATGCAGGCCGACGCCGAAATCCGTGGCGATACGCTGCTCTTCGCTCGTGTGCAGTTCGCGGCCGACAGCGCGGTGATTACGTTGCGCAACATGACGGCTCCGGGCACAACAGGCAATTATCTCTTCACCGTGCTCACCGGAATGCCGGGCATGCTCATGCCTGTGGAAAAGTCCCCGGCACTGTTCGTGAAAGGCGGCCCCATCCCTATCGCGGAAGCCCGGGCCAATGATACGCAAGGCGTGCCGCTGAAACTCAATGACATCGTGACCGTCAACGGTATCGTCACCGTGGCGAATCAATTCGGTTCCCCTTCGTACATTCAGGATCACACCGGCGGCATCGCGGTGTATGATTTCAATTTCAGCGGGTCCGTTGCCGTCGGAGATGAAGTGACGGTAACCGGCAAGATTACGCATTTCAATGGCCTGACCGAACTCGTGGAAGTGACCGTGGACGCGCGTCCGTCCACCGGCAATGAACTCACTCCGCTGATTGTGCCGTTGCGCGATGTGCTCAACGACGGACTGAACGGCGTCGAGCTGTACGAAAGCATGCTCGTCCGCATCAACGGCGTCACGGTGAACACGCAGGCCTGGACGGTGACCGGCTCGGGCACGAATTACAAACTGAGCGACGGCAGCGCCGAACTCGAAGTGCGCATCGACAACGACGTGGCGCTGGCGAATCAACCCGCTCCGGGTGGCAGCTTCGACATCGTCGGCGTGGTGAGTCAGTTCAAACGCGAGGCGCCTTTCGCGGGCGGCTATCAGTTCATGCCGCGCATGTTGTCGGACGTCATTGCCACGGGTCCGCGCATCGTCACACAGCCCGTGGAGACCGACATTCAGCCGGATCGCGTGAGTATCGGATGGAGCACCGGATTGCCGGCGCTCGCTGCTGTGCGCTACGGTCGTACCTCGGCCTACGAACTTGGGGTGGCGCAGGGAGGCAGCACTCCCGCAACCGAGCAGACGGTAACGCTCGCGGGGCTCGAACCCGCCACGATCTATCGTGTGCAGCCGTTTTCCGTCGGCAGCACCGATACCAGTTTTGCCCAGCCGTTTTACATCAGCAGCGCTTCACGGAATTCGTCCGGCGACATCATCGTCTCCTTCAATCAGAGCGCGGACAATACACTCTATCCGCCGCTGCCCGCGAATTCCGGCGTCAATCTGCTCAATCGCCTGCTCAACCGCATCGACGCGGCGCAGCACAGTATCGATCTGTGCCTGTACAGTCTGAGCGGCCCTCCGGGCGAGGATATCGTGGACCGGCTCATCGCCGCGAAAAATCGCGGCGTCCGTATTCGCGCCATCGTGGAAAGCGACAACAGCAACAGCAACGCCATGGGCCGTTTACGCGCCAACGTCCCGACCATTCAGGATAATTTCGACCGCGTGAACGCCGGCGTCGGCTTGCAGCACAACAAATTCGTTGTCCTCGACGCGCGCGACCGCGGCAGCGATACCGACGACTGGGTGTTGACGGGATCGTGGAATCCCACCGAACCCGGCACCTACGACGACGCACAGAACGTGATCGAGATTCAGGATCAGGCACTCGCTAATACCTTCACGAAGGAGTTCGAGGAAATGTGGGGCGGCAGCGGAGAAACGGCGGTCAGCGACGACTCGCGTTTCGGCGCGCGCAAGCTGGACAACACACCGCATCGCTTCGTCATCGGACCGACGCGGATTCCGGTGGAGCTGTATTTTTCTCCCAGCGACAACGTCAGTTCCCGCATCGTACGTGAGGTACAGCGCGCGACCTCGTCCGTGCTGTTTGCGCTGCTTACCTTCACACGCGACGATATCGCACGCGCCATGCTTGGGCGGCACAACGCCGCCGTGGCCGTGCGCGGTGTCATGGACAACAGCACCGATCAGGGCAGCCGCTACGACTATCTGCTCGGGAACGGTATGGATGTGTGGCTGAAGAAGGGACTGCGCGGCATGCTGCATCACAAGTATCTGCTGGTGAACGCCGGCGACAGAACACCGGGCGCCGCATCCGTACTGACGGGTTCGCACAACTGGTCCAATGCGGCCGAGTTCTCCAACAACGAGAACACGCTGATCCTCCGGGATGCGGACATCGCCGTCCAGTATTTGCAGGAATGGTACAAGCGCTATCGCGATGCCGGCGGCGAGGCGGTGATTGTTCTGGATGCGAAGGATATCCCCACAGCGGCAAGGAGCACCGAACTTCACCCCGCCTGGCCGAATCCGGTTCCGTCCGGCGCAATCTTCACTACCTCGCTGCACCTCCCGGCTGGTGCCGGCTATACACTGTCGCTGCATGACGCACTGGGACGTCGCGTCGCTGTGCTGGAGCAGGGCAATTCGACAGGCATGCTGCGATCTCTGACCATCGGCACTGCGGGCCTTCCGGCAGGCATATATTTCCTCCGCCTGCTCTCCGGTGATGCGGCACAGACGGTGAGCGTCGTGCTTCGATGA
- a CDS encoding polyprenol monophosphomannose synthase, producing the protein MQRALVIIPTYNELENIQGIIPEILRQDERLHVLVVDDNSPDGTAAAVKNMMGGDARIHILERERKMGLGTAYVAGFKYAIANDFDFVFEMDADYSHDPGTLPRFLQAIESFDLVLGSRYISGVNVINWPMKRLLLSYFANQYTRIVTGLPVRDATGGFKCFRVEVLKAIDLDRVRSNGYSFQIEMSFKAWKKGFRIHEIPIIFMDRRAGISKMSKKIVREAVTMVWRLRLQSMFGLVR; encoded by the coding sequence ATGCAGCGCGCGCTCGTTATCATACCGACATACAATGAGCTGGAGAATATCCAGGGCATCATTCCGGAGATTCTGCGGCAGGATGAGCGTCTCCATGTGCTGGTGGTGGACGACAACTCACCCGACGGAACCGCCGCGGCCGTCAAGAACATGATGGGCGGCGATGCGCGCATTCACATTCTCGAACGCGAAAGAAAAATGGGACTGGGAACGGCCTATGTCGCCGGTTTCAAATACGCCATCGCCAATGACTTCGATTTCGTTTTCGAAATGGACGCCGACTATTCGCATGATCCGGGCACGCTGCCGCGTTTTCTGCAGGCCATCGAAAGCTTCGATCTCGTGCTCGGCTCGCGGTACATCTCGGGCGTCAACGTTATCAACTGGCCGATGAAGCGCCTGCTGCTCAGCTATTTCGCGAATCAGTACACGCGCATCGTCACCGGCCTTCCGGTGCGCGACGCCACAGGCGGCTTCAAGTGCTTCCGCGTCGAAGTACTCAAGGCTATAGACCTCGACCGCGTGCGCAGCAACGGCTATTCTTTTCAGATCGAAATGAGTTTCAAAGCCTGGAAAAAGGGCTTCCGCATACACGAGATCCCGATTATCTTCATGGATCGCCGCGCCGGGATTTCCAAAATGTCCAAAAAAATCGTTCGCGAAGCCGTCACAATGGTCTGGCGTCTGCGCCTGCAGAGCATGTTCGGCCTGGTACGCTGA
- a CDS encoding M1 family aminopeptidase, protein MHTPRRIPKRSATHMILTVVLLVACTSLPLRAQGTEDIDVLHYRAELRITPFAKTLEGSAEVTVRNAGATPLSVIPLDLVNMSVTGVSVHPVSVPHAYDGTVLSVELPDAVLPGDSVTLRISYNGTPGNEGGSQPWGGCHWGDISYFMGVGFRAASVSLMRYWLPSNDVPHDKARFDVTFTVPEGLVVAGTGVLAGRSDDAGWSSFRWVEQHPCATYLFTYAISDYVVIRDTWNGIPMEYYVRRADSLRGVSYFTTVAGMMEAFTHRFGPYPFDKVGYCLTPIGSMEHQTMISYADQLFRTESVAGRTAAHELAHMWWGDWVTCRDFGDAWLNEGFAVFSEMVYAEYFGGESKYLEAVKTASEYYRQSIVSFEGMLPLHDFPRTAPSSNYPYTIYQKGGMVLVMLRDVMGDDAFFEGLRDYGRRHAYGSASTEDFQSVMEEHHGSSLHWFFDQWVFKAGYPVYTVQRVLDPSGAPLRINLLQTQDTLKYPLFTMPMDVAILLQSGDTLRRRIETGASGYQEIVFTDIAARDVRHAILDPRGVVLKHVTYRTVTSIENPVTLPAGMAVDAVYPNPADASVTLKLRATSSTAVELLLHDTAGRLVHTWSGMAQSGTQSLLLDTSALTPGAYTLTIQSSSGMVSTGIMVAHRK, encoded by the coding sequence ATGCATACACCCCGCCGCATCCCGAAGCGCAGCGCGACGCACATGATTCTCACTGTTGTCCTCCTCGTCGCTTGCACGTCCTTGCCCCTTCGTGCGCAAGGCACAGAGGATATTGACGTTCTGCACTATCGCGCGGAACTGCGCATTACTCCGTTTGCGAAAACCCTGGAGGGCAGCGCCGAGGTCACCGTGCGCAATGCCGGCGCCACCCCGCTCTCCGTCATCCCGCTCGATCTGGTGAATATGAGCGTCACCGGCGTTTCAGTCCATCCGGTAAGTGTGCCCCATGCGTACGACGGAACCGTTCTGAGCGTCGAACTTCCGGACGCGGTACTGCCGGGCGATTCGGTCACGCTGCGGATTAGCTATAACGGCACACCCGGCAACGAGGGCGGATCACAGCCCTGGGGTGGCTGTCACTGGGGCGACATCAGCTATTTCATGGGTGTGGGCTTCCGCGCCGCATCGGTGTCTCTCATGCGCTACTGGCTGCCGTCGAACGATGTGCCGCACGACAAGGCGCGTTTCGATGTGACCTTCACGGTGCCCGAGGGACTGGTCGTCGCTGGCACGGGCGTGCTCGCCGGGCGAAGCGACGACGCGGGCTGGAGCAGCTTCCGCTGGGTCGAGCAACATCCGTGCGCGACCTATCTGTTCACCTACGCCATCAGCGATTACGTCGTGATACGGGATACATGGAATGGCATTCCGATGGAATACTACGTGCGCCGCGCGGATTCCCTCCGCGGCGTGTCGTATTTCACCACTGTCGCCGGTATGATGGAGGCCTTCACCCATCGCTTCGGTCCCTACCCTTTCGACAAGGTCGGCTATTGCCTCACTCCTATCGGCTCGATGGAACATCAGACCATGATCAGTTATGCAGATCAACTGTTCCGCACGGAGAGCGTCGCCGGAAGAACCGCCGCGCATGAGCTCGCGCATATGTGGTGGGGCGACTGGGTGACCTGCCGCGATTTCGGTGACGCCTGGCTCAATGAGGGCTTCGCGGTGTTCAGTGAAATGGTGTATGCCGAGTATTTCGGCGGAGAGAGCAAATACCTCGAAGCGGTGAAAACCGCCTCGGAGTACTATCGTCAGTCCATTGTCTCCTTCGAAGGTATGCTCCCATTGCACGATTTCCCGCGTACGGCACCGTCTTCCAATTATCCCTACACCATATACCAGAAAGGCGGGATGGTGCTGGTGATGCTGCGCGACGTCATGGGCGACGATGCCTTTTTCGAAGGATTGCGCGACTACGGTAGGAGACACGCGTACGGCAGCGCTTCGACCGAGGACTTTCAATCCGTGATGGAAGAACATCACGGCTCTTCGCTGCATTGGTTTTTCGATCAATGGGTGTTCAAAGCGGGTTACCCGGTGTACACGGTGCAGCGCGTGCTCGACCCCAGCGGCGCGCCCTTGCGCATCAATCTTCTGCAGACACAAGACACCCTGAAGTATCCGTTGTTCACCATGCCCATGGACGTTGCCATACTGCTGCAAAGTGGTGATACGCTGCGGCGCCGCATCGAAACGGGTGCGAGCGGATATCAGGAAATCGTTTTTACGGACATAGCGGCCAGAGACGTGCGTCACGCAATTCTGGATCCCCGCGGCGTCGTGCTCAAGCATGTAACCTATCGCACCGTCACTTCTATCGAGAATCCCGTCACACTCCCCGCAGGTATGGCCGTCGATGCCGTCTACCCGAATCCCGCCGACGCGTCGGTCACACTGAAGCTGCGCGCGACGTCGTCCACCGCGGTTGAATTGTTGCTGCACGATACTGCGGGTCGTCTGGTGCATACATGGAGTGGAATGGCGCAGTCCGGTACGCAGTCCCTGTTGCTCGACACCTCGGCGCTCACTCCCGGCGCCTACACACTGACCATACAGTCATCCTCAGGCATGGTATCCACAGGCATCATGGTCGCACACCGGAAGTGA
- a CDS encoding ABC transporter permease: MLLLVWYELLKTYRKLRTYIGFGLIAVLIPLVYWGLAVAGEDMIDGITRGLQQNFLFVGSLFNGWFVSNMVMNSLFVHVPFLILLVAGDVFAGEATSGTYRLILTRPPSRNRIFAVKALSSMVYSYSLVVFLALASVLPGLLLFGGGDMFMIREEGMAILPMSELWWRFLLAYFLAGWSMCVVAALGMMFSTFVENAIGPIVGSFAVIILLFILGNLPFDFFEALRPWFFTTYTDVWRRAFDDSIDWAAIGGDAGKLFLFFAVFLSSAWIIFRKKDVLS; the protein is encoded by the coding sequence ATGCTCCTTCTTGTCTGGTACGAACTGCTGAAAACCTACCGCAAGCTGCGCACGTACATCGGCTTCGGGCTCATCGCCGTCCTCATCCCGCTGGTGTACTGGGGACTCGCTGTCGCGGGCGAGGACATGATAGACGGGATCACGCGCGGCTTGCAGCAGAATTTCCTCTTCGTTGGTTCGCTGTTCAACGGCTGGTTCGTTTCCAACATGGTCATGAACTCCCTGTTCGTCCATGTTCCGTTTCTGATTCTGCTCGTCGCGGGTGATGTGTTCGCCGGCGAAGCCACGAGCGGCACGTACCGCCTCATACTCACACGCCCGCCCTCGCGCAACCGCATCTTCGCGGTGAAGGCGTTAAGTTCGATGGTGTACTCCTATTCGCTCGTCGTCTTCCTCGCGCTGGCCAGCGTGCTGCCCGGGCTGCTGCTCTTCGGCGGCGGCGATATGTTCATGATCCGTGAAGAAGGCATGGCAATTCTCCCCATGTCCGAGTTATGGTGGCGTTTTCTGCTTGCCTATTTCCTCGCCGGCTGGTCCATGTGTGTCGTAGCCGCGCTGGGCATGATGTTTTCGACCTTTGTGGAAAACGCCATCGGTCCCATCGTCGGCTCCTTCGCGGTGATCATTCTGTTGTTCATACTCGGCAATCTGCCGTTCGACTTTTTCGAAGCGCTGCGGCCATGGTTTTTCACCACCTACACCGATGTGTGGCGCCGCGCCTTCGACGACAGCATCGATTGGGCGGCGATCGGCGGCGACGCCGGAAAGCTGTTCCTCTTTTTTGCCGTGTTTCTCAGCTCCGCCTGGATTATTTTCCGGAAGAAAGACGTGCTGTCCTGA
- a CDS encoding pseudouridine synthase: MSEHRKQSSGGPKRRPGTAGSHGKKRSTDSSKHASGDRRKYRGGPEQSGRKGKAAHGDETFRRDSHGGGAGRGDHYGRASAERVHGRYGPTPSRHSREDRHPGDAGRSDETHARRGHSDGHFRYEHDHGIPANRKRYAGTGKRYNATAQAGGSPRKTTGRSDDTQQKSKHSGGGRGYGRKEEESPRKQGGYGEHGAAEHGGERRPYRDDARPRGERSGSGRSFARKDEERPRKQGGYGEHGAAERGGERRPYRDDARPRGERSGGGRGYGRKDEERPRKQGGYGEHGAAERGGERRPYRDDTRPRGERSGGGRSFARKDEERPRKQGGYGERGASDHGGERRPYRDDARPRGERSGGGRGYGRKDEERPRKQGGYGERGASERGGERRPYRDDARQSGERSGGGRGYARKEEERPRKQGGYGERGASERGGERRPYRDDVRQSGERSGGGRAHSPTKQQTPRGTAPKRSAHSRISGSKTGGLRRRSGEVRTEEGEIRLNKFLAEAGVMSRRKADELIRSGVVRVNGTVVTELGVKVDASKDNVSVRGTPVYIQTQLVYILLNKPKDCITTTDDEKGRRTVMELVPPEPRVFPVGRLDRNTTGAILLTNDGELANQLTHPSFHAPKTYLAEVEQKMQPGDVDRLRRGVRLDDGMTAPCEVELLDPPANNHLGIVLHEGRNRQVRRMLETLGYTVKKLDRIAFGNLTLEGLRRGAWRYLETDEVRALKKLVR, encoded by the coding sequence CAAATATCGCGGCGGTCCGGAGCAGTCCGGGCGCAAGGGCAAAGCCGCTCATGGCGACGAGACCTTCCGGCGCGATTCGCACGGCGGGGGCGCCGGACGCGGCGATCACTACGGTCGTGCTTCCGCTGAGCGGGTGCACGGGCGTTACGGTCCCACGCCGTCGCGCCACAGCCGGGAAGACCGGCATCCGGGAGACGCCGGCCGCTCCGACGAAACGCATGCGCGTCGCGGTCACAGCGACGGACATTTCCGATACGAACACGACCACGGCATCCCGGCCAACCGCAAACGATACGCGGGCACCGGGAAACGTTACAATGCCACGGCCCAGGCTGGCGGCTCTCCACGAAAGACCACCGGCCGCTCAGACGACACACAGCAAAAAAGCAAACACTCCGGCGGCGGACGCGGCTACGGGCGCAAAGAAGAAGAAAGCCCGCGCAAGCAGGGTGGCTACGGCGAGCACGGCGCTGCCGAACACGGCGGAGAGCGCCGTCCCTACCGCGACGATGCACGGCCGCGCGGAGAGCGCTCCGGCAGCGGACGCAGCTTCGCCCGCAAGGACGAAGAACGCCCGCGTAAGCAGGGTGGCTACGGCGAGCACGGCGCTGCCGAACGCGGCGGAGAGCGCCGTCCCTACCGCGACGATGCACGGCCGCGCGGAGAGCGCTCCGGCGGCGGACGCGGCTACGGGCGCAAGGACGAAGAACGTCCGCGTAAGCAGGGTGGCTACGGCGAGCACGGCGCTGCCGAACGCGGCGGAGAGCGTCGTCCCTACCGCGACGATACAAGGCCGCGCGGAGAGCGCTCCGGCGGCGGACGCAGCTTCGCCCGCAAGGACGAAGAACGCCCGCGTAAGCAGGGTGGCTACGGCGAACGCGGCGCTTCCGATCACGGCGGAGAGCGTCGTCCCTACCGCGACGATGCACGGCCGCGCGGAGAGCGCTCCGGCGGCGGACGCGGCTACGGGCGCAAGGACGAAGAACGTCCGCGTAAGCAGGGTGGCTACGGCGAACGCGGCGCTTCCGAACGCGGCGGAGAGCGTCGTCCCTACCGCGACGATGCGCGGCAGAGCGGCGAGCGTTCCGGCGGCGGACGCGGCTACGCACGCAAAGAAGAAGAACGTCCGCGTAAGCAGGGTGGCTACGGCGAACGCGGCGCTTCCGAACGCGGCGGAGAGCGTCGTCCCTACCGCGACGATGTGCGGCAAAGCGGCGAGCGTTCCGGCGGCGGACGAGCTCACAGTCCCACAAAGCAGCAGACACCGCGCGGAACGGCTCCGAAACGATCCGCGCATTCCCGTATTTCCGGCTCCAAAACCGGCGGCCTCCGTCGCCGAAGCGGCGAGGTGCGCACCGAAGAAGGCGAGATCCGTCTCAACAAGTTTCTCGCCGAGGCCGGCGTGATGTCCCGACGCAAAGCGGATGAACTCATCCGTTCCGGCGTAGTGCGCGTCAACGGAACCGTCGTGACCGAGCTCGGCGTAAAGGTTGACGCATCGAAGGACAACGTGTCCGTGCGCGGCACGCCTGTGTACATTCAGACGCAGCTCGTGTACATCCTGCTCAACAAGCCCAAAGATTGCATCACCACAACGGATGACGAGAAGGGCCGGCGTACGGTCATGGAACTGGTGCCGCCCGAGCCGCGCGTCTTCCCCGTCGGGCGCCTGGACCGCAACACCACCGGCGCCATTCTCCTGACCAACGACGGCGAGCTGGCCAATCAACTGACCCATCCGTCCTTCCATGCGCCGAAAACCTATCTCGCCGAAGTGGAGCAAAAAATGCAGCCGGGCGATGTGGACCGTCTGCGCCGGGGCGTACGTCTCGACGACGGCATGACCGCTCCCTGCGAGGTGGAATTGCTCGATCCGCCGGCCAACAACCATCTCGGCATCGTGCTGCACGAAGGACGCAACCGGCAAGTACGCCGCATGCTGGAAACACTGGGCTATACCGTAAAAAAGCTCGACCGCATCGCGTTCGGAAACCTGACCCTCGAGGGCTTGCGCCGCGGTGCCTGGCGTTACCTCGAAACGGACGAAGTGCGCGCACTGAAGAAACTCGTACGTTAA